The DNA sequence GTAAGCACCCAGGCCAAGTCGACCTTGCCGTCCACGATTGGCGGCGCCGTGAGAATGGGGGCGTGCGGGATGCGGCCGAGCTGCTCTGCGACGGTCGTGCCGAAGAGAATGAGCACAAAGGTGCCAAGCGCCGCAAGCATCTGCGCGCGCTCGAAGAGCAGAAAGCCCACCACACCGGCGGCCAGCACCAGGGCGAAGGCAAAGGGGCTCGTCCACGGCCCCAGCAGGTAGCAGAGCGCCCCGTCGGTGAGCGCCAGGTATTGCAGGCACGCGCTCGCATACAGGCGATGATCGGGGCGCCGCTTTCGAATACGGATGCCGACGAGCAGCAGCGCCGCCCACCCGGCCGCGACGGCCCACATCCACACCGAGAGCAGCGTGAGCACCTCGCGGTCGGCGTAGGGGGCGGCCTCCGGCTCGCCGACAATCCGCGCGCTGATGAGCGCGTAGTCGATGACAAACCCGAGCGTCGCCGCGCAGACGAGCAGCCCCTTGTCCACCAGGCTCCACTCGAGTGGATTTCCCACCCGCGAGAGCACCCGGGCGAGCAGCCCCCGCCGCGCAGCGGTTTTGTCGGAAACCCCTTCCATGGCCGCAGCATACCCAATCGCACGCCCCGGGGAGGATCTCGCCAGAGAATCTAGACAAACCTGTACACCGCTGCCGACAACCGGCCCTTCAGCTCGAGAAATCGCTTCAAGCTCGAATTTTATACCAGTAATTTCAGTTAGTTGCATAATTTAGACAAAATGTAATTGACAGGCGACCAAATCTATACATAATCTGGACGTCGACGAGGTAAGGAAAGCAATGAGCAGCCCGACCCACAGCGAAATGAGCGAGCCCCCTGAGGGCCGCTACCGCATCGGTGCGGTGGCAAGCCTGACCGGGATCTCCGCCCATGCCCTTCGCGTGTGGGAGCGCCGCTATCAGACGGTCTGCCCGGCACGCACGCCCGGCGGCGACCGCCTCTACAGCGAGCGCGACGTCGCGCGCCTCCAGCTCATCAAGCGCCTGCTCGAACGCGGGCACACCATCAGCGAGCTCGCCGCGCTGGAGAAGGCCGAGCTGCTCGCCCTGCTCGAGCGCCACGCCGCACCTGCACGGACCACGGACGCACCCGAGCCCCGGCCCGGCCTGCTGGATGTTCGTCAGGCGTTCATGGAAGCGCTTGCCACAATGGAATTCGAAAAGGCCGAACGCGTGCTCTCGCGGGCAGCGGTTTCCCTGGATCCGCGCTCACTCGTCTTCGACATCGTCGTCCCGATTCTCCATGAGGTGGGTGATCGCTGGGAGCGCGGCGAACTGCGCATCGCCCACGAGCACGCGGCCAGCGTCATCCTTCGCAACCTGCTGGGCGCGCTGATTCGCACCTTCAGCTCCGACGAAAAAGCGCCCGGCATCGTAGTGAGCGCGCCGGCAGAGGAAGTCCACGAGTTCGGCGCCCTGCTCGCAGCCATGATCGCCGTCTCGCATGGATGGCGCGTGACCTATCTTGGCCCCAACCTGCCGGCCGCTGAGATCGCCCATGTCGTAGAAGTGCGAGGAGCACAGTTTCTGCTTCTCTCACTCGTGCTGAGCGGTGAGCCCTCGCGCGAAGCCGAGCTTCGGCGCCTGAATGAGCTGCTCGCCCCCGAAACCCGAATCATTGTCGGCGGACATGCCGCCGGCGAAGCGAGCGCGTGGTTGCCGCGCGCCCGGCAAATCAGCTCGCTCGAAGGACTCGAGCGCTTTCTCAAACAACAACAGGATCAAATCGGACCGCGCCCGCTCTAACGGCGGCAACCCACAGGAGGATTCCATCATGGTCAGACTCGCCATTCTCGATGAAGCCATCAACTCACAACTCCAGGAAAATCCCGACGGTCTGGGGGAAGTTGAAGTCGTCTTTGCCGGCAAAGACCTGCCCAGCCTGAGGCGCAAGGGCGCGCTGAGCGCCAACGCCGTCGTTGTCGATCTCAACCTGCTCGGCGAAGACCCCGCCCGCGAGCTCGACACCATCGTCGATCAGTGCGGCGCGGAAATGGCGCTGGTGCTCTACCAGTATGCCAAGCGCGACCTCATCACCCGCCTCTCCGAGGGCAAGAGCCGCGCACTCAAGGTCCCCGTGCACCTAGGCGGCCTCCGGATGCACCTGCTCGGACTGCTCGTCCGGGACATTTTCAACGCCAACGCCCCGCAAGGCGCACGCGCCTGAGCGCCCACGGAAAGGAAACCGCCATGCGAACCATTGATCGGGACTTCGAAGCGCCCAAGCGCATTTTCAGTACCAGACAGATCGGAAAGATTCTGGAGCTGAAGCCCAAAGTCGACTGCGAGTGCCCCAACCACCTGGCGTCCATCGTCTCGAGCCTTTGCGCCTTCGAGGAATACTCGAAGAACTGCGAGGACCGTAACGAGGCCGACGCGAAGATTCACAGCATGCTCTATCGCGAAACCGCCAATGCGCGCGGCGTGATGGAAGATGCGCTCAAGAAGCTCTGCGACTTTGAGCAGATCGCGCTCGACTGAGGAAGCCCCATGCAAGCCATTCCGGAAATTCGGATACGCACCGGTGAGAGACCGGCAAACCCGCGCGGCCAGTTCGTCCTTTACTGGATGAGCACTGCCCGCCGGCTGGAGTGGAACTTTGCACTCGATCACGCGATTGCCCGGGCCGGGGAACTGGAATTGCCGCTGGTCATCGTCGAAGCCCTGCCCCTCGAGTACCGCTGGGCCAATGCGCGCCGCCACCGGTTCCTCCTCGACGGGATGGCAGACAACCTCGAATACGCGCGTGCGCGCCGGGCGCCCTACTACCCCTTTGTGGAGCGAAAACCCGGCCAGTGCGACGCACTGCTTGGGCTGCTGGCGGCGCGCGCAGCACTGATTGTTAGCGACGAATACCCGATCGATGCGCCGGCACTCATCGACGCTGAAACTGCGGCAACGCTCAAGGCACCGACGGAGTGGGCGGACTCCAATGGTCTGATTCCCCTTCGCGCAGCGCCGAAGGCATTTTCCCGCGCCTATTCCTTTCGCACCTGGATTCACCGCGTCCTCCATGAACATCTGCTCGAAGCCCCTACCCCCCACCCGCTGGAGGGAGCGGATCGCGACCCAATCCGCTCCCTTCCGGCGGCCCTCCTTGCCGAAATCTGCCGGCAATGGCCGGCAGCCAATGCGCAGGAACTCTCGCGCGAATTCGCCCTGGAGACGCGGCTCCCCATTGCCCAGCGCCCCGCCCCCACCGATGAAGCGGGCGGCTTTTCAAGCGCCCATGCCGCGCTGGGCAGGTTTCTCAAAAGCGGACTGCCACACTACGAGCGCGACCGCAATCACCCCGACGCGCATGGCGCGAGCGGCCTGTCCCCCTGGCTGCACTTCGGACACCTGAGCACCCACGACATCGTCCACTACCTGCTCGATCTCGAAGACTGGGATCCCAGCCGACTGGGCACGCACGCCCCCGGACAAAAGGGTTTCTGGGGCCTTGGCGCGCCAGCAGCCGACTTTGTCGACGAACTCATCACCTGGCGCGAAATCGGCTTCAACTTCTGCCATCACCGCGCCGACTACGACCAATTCGAATCACTACCTGATTGGGCACGCCGCACGCTGAACGAACATGCGCGCGATACGCGGCACGAACACTACCGTTTTGACGAACTCGAGCAGGCGCGCACCGGCGATCCGATCTGGAACGCCGCCCAGGCGCAGCTTCTCGAAGACGGACGCATGCACAACTACCTGCGCATGCTCTGGGGCAAGAAGATTCTCGAATGGTCGGCGAGTCCGAAGGACGCGCTGGCAACGATGATCGAGCTGAACAACCGCTACGCACTCGATGGCTGCGACCCCAATTCCTACAGCGGAATCTTCTGGGTGTTGGGCCGCTACGACCGCGCCTGGGGCCCCGAGCGTCAGATCTTCGGAAAGATTCGATACATGAGCAGCCAGAACGCACGCCGCAAGCTCAGGATGAAACAGTATCTGGAACGCTACTCCGATCAACCACGCCAGGATGCCCTGCTCTAGCACACGGGAGGAAACCCAATGGACCGCACTCAACTTCACCAAGTCAGCCCCGCGCTGGAAGCGCGCAGCCAGCCGCACGCAACTTCCAGGACCGAGCTCCACCCGCGCCCCCGCGTAGTGGTCAGCGAGTGCCTGGGTTTCGAGGCCTGCCGCCACAACGGGCAGATTATCCGCGATGACTTTGTGAGCGCGCTTCGCCCGCATGTCGATTTTGTGAAGATCTGCCCGGAAGTCGCCATCGGACTCGGCACGCCCCGCGAGGCGCTACGCCTGGTGGAGAGAAAGTGGCAACTGCGCATGGTGCAACCGGCTACAGGCAAGGACTTCACCCACGAGATGGAGAGCTTTGCCACCGAGTATCTCAAGGCGCTGGGTCCGGTGGACGGCTTCATTCTCAAGGGCCGATCGCCATCGTGCGGGATCAAGGACGCCAAGCGCTACCCGCTGGCGGAAAAATGCGCGCCCGCCGGGCGCGGCCCCGGCGTCTTTGGTGCTCGCGTTCTGGATCTGTATCCCGGCCGCGCCATCGAGGACGAGGGCCGCCTGCGCGACGGGCGCATTCGCGCCCACTTTCTCACGCAGCTCTATACGCTTGCCCGCTTCCGCGAGCTGGAAAAGAATCCCACGCGCGCGGATCTGATCGCATTTCATGCAGGCCATAAGCTCCTGCTGCTCGCTTACAACCAAAAAGAGATGCGTAATCTCGGCGGCATTGTCGGCGCCATGAACGGACGGGAGATCAGGGAGGTCTTTGCCGATTACCGCGAGGGCCTTGAGCGAGCCATGTCGCGAATGCCGCGCCATCGCTCCCACATCAATGTGCTCGAACATGCCGTCGGTTATTTTTCGGATGAGGTCAGTCGCTCCGAGCGCAATCACTTCACCCATCTACTGGGCGAGTTCGCCGAAGGCCGCGCCCCCCTGAGCGTGCCAGCGAGCGTCCTTCGTTCCTGGACCGAGCGATTCGACTCCGACTACCTGCGCGGTCAGGTCTACTTTGCCCCCTACCCCAAGGAACTGACGATCAACCGCCAGGCCTTGGCGAAAGGACTCCTTCCTGCGTAGAGTGCGCGGGAAGGAGTCCTTGTTTTGTCCAGGCAGCTCGACAACCTCAGGCAGCAGGCCCTCGCCTTTGCCGGCGAGTTGGCCGACGCCTCGCTGGCGCGTCCCACCACGCGCGAGCAGTGGCTCGAAGTCCTCGCGCGCCTGAACAAACGCGGCTGGCTGGGCGGCGGGCTCAAGGATCTCTCCGAGGCAGGCGCCGTGCTGGAGGGGCTTGCCCGCGGCGGTGCCGACGCCGGCAT is a window from the Chrysiogenia bacterium genome containing:
- a CDS encoding deoxyribodipyrimidine photolyase; this translates as MQAIPEIRIRTGERPANPRGQFVLYWMSTARRLEWNFALDHAIARAGELELPLVIVEALPLEYRWANARRHRFLLDGMADNLEYARARRAPYYPFVERKPGQCDALLGLLAARAALIVSDEYPIDAPALIDAETAATLKAPTEWADSNGLIPLRAAPKAFSRAYSFRTWIHRVLHEHLLEAPTPHPLEGADRDPIRSLPAALLAEICRQWPAANAQELSREFALETRLPIAQRPAPTDEAGGFSSAHAALGRFLKSGLPHYERDRNHPDAHGASGLSPWLHFGHLSTHDIVHYLLDLEDWDPSRLGTHAPGQKGFWGLGAPAADFVDELITWREIGFNFCHHRADYDQFESLPDWARRTLNEHARDTRHEHYRFDELEQARTGDPIWNAAQAQLLEDGRMHNYLRMLWGKKILEWSASPKDALATMIELNNRYALDGCDPNSYSGIFWVLGRYDRAWGPERQIFGKIRYMSSQNARRKLRMKQYLERYSDQPRQDALL
- a CDS encoding MerR family transcriptional regulator, yielding MSSPTHSEMSEPPEGRYRIGAVASLTGISAHALRVWERRYQTVCPARTPGGDRLYSERDVARLQLIKRLLERGHTISELAALEKAELLALLERHAAPARTTDAPEPRPGLLDVRQAFMEALATMEFEKAERVLSRAAVSLDPRSLVFDIVVPILHEVGDRWERGELRIAHEHAASVILRNLLGALIRTFSSDEKAPGIVVSAPAEEVHEFGALLAAMIAVSHGWRVTYLGPNLPAAEIAHVVEVRGAQFLLLSLVLSGEPSREAELRRLNELLAPETRIIVGGHAAGEASAWLPRARQISSLEGLERFLKQQQDQIGPRPL
- a CDS encoding DUF523 and DUF1722 domain-containing protein, whose protein sequence is MDRTQLHQVSPALEARSQPHATSRTELHPRPRVVVSECLGFEACRHNGQIIRDDFVSALRPHVDFVKICPEVAIGLGTPREALRLVERKWQLRMVQPATGKDFTHEMESFATEYLKALGPVDGFILKGRSPSCGIKDAKRYPLAEKCAPAGRGPGVFGARVLDLYPGRAIEDEGRLRDGRIRAHFLTQLYTLARFRELEKNPTRADLIAFHAGHKLLLLAYNQKEMRNLGGIVGAMNGREIREVFADYREGLERAMSRMPRHRSHINVLEHAVGYFSDEVSRSERNHFTHLLGEFAEGRAPLSVPASVLRSWTERFDSDYLRGQVYFAPYPKELTINRQALAKGLLPA